The Bradyrhizobium sp. WSM471 genome includes the window GATAGGCGCGGCCGGACTGCTTGGAGCGGTCGCGATTGCTGCGGCCGAATTCGCCGGCAGCCTCAACACGCTGATCGTCGCGCAGTTTCTCGCCGGAGCGGCGTGGGGCTGCATGCTGATGAGCGCGATCTCGGCTGCGTTGGCGATCGGCTCGACCGGCGCGGAGGGAAAGGTGACCGGTCTCGTCTTCTCGGCGCTCGCGCTCGGGACCTTCGCGCGGATGGCGGCGGTCGCCGGCGGCTTGCAGAAAATGCCTGACTACGCGCCGCTGCTGCACTGGGCCCCGGTCGCCTGCTGGGCGGTCGCAGGCGCGGGCCTGCTGGTGATCGCGGCGGCGCGGCTACAGGGCGGCGTTCACCTCAAGGCTTCGGCGGGTGGATGAACGCCCACGGGCTGACTTCCGAGTCCCGCGTCACCTCGACCGAGATCAGATAGGGCCCGCCATGCGCCAGGGCCTTCTCCATCGCCGCCTTGAACTGGTCCGGCGCGGTGACGCGCGCGGCGGCCACGCCAAATGACTCCGCGAGCTTGACGAAATCCGGGTTTACCAGATCGGACGCCACCACGCGGCCGTCGAAACGTTCGCGCTGGTCGCGGCGGACATTGCCATAGGCGTTGTTATTGAACACCAGCGTCACCACGCCGATGTTGAACTGCACGGCGGTGGCGAGCTCCTGCACGCCGAACATGAAGCCGCCGTCGCCGGTGATCGCCACCACCGGCTTGTCGGGATTGGCGACCTTGGCCCCGAGCGCGGTCGGGAAGCCCGAGCCCAACGTGCCCTGATAGCCTGACGTAATGAAGGTGCGCGGCTCGTAGATCGGAAAACCGTACCAGGATGCGAAACCGAACTGCGACAATTCATCCGTCACGATCGCGTTCGCCGGCAGCACCTCGCGCAGGATGTTGAGATAGGCCATCTGCGGCTGGATGCGTTGGATCTCGGCTTGCGCCGTCGCGGTCACCTCGCGGATCTCTCCCCGCCGGCCGCTGGTCCTGGCATAGCCGGCCCTCTTCACGGCGGTGACCAGATCGGCCGCGCCGGCTTTGGCGTCGGCGACGATGGCGACATTGGAGGCGAGCCGGCGCATCTCGGCCGGATCGATATCGACACGAATGGATTTCAGCCCCTTCGGCTGATATGGCCAGCGGAAGCCCGACGCCGGCAGCTCGGCGCGCGTGCCGATCGCGATCATCAAATCGGTTGTCGGCCACAGCTTGTAGGCCGCCGCCATCGTGAGTCCAAGCTCATGCGCGTTGGAGACGATGCCGCGGCCGCTCCGGAAGGCGACGACAGGCGCGTCGGTCATCTCGGCGAGTTCGAGAATCTCCTCGCGCGCTTCGATCGCGCCGCTGCCGACGAAGATCATCGGCGCCTTGCTGTTCTTGATCAGCGCGGCCGCCTGCTTGATCATATCAGGGTCGGGCTGGGGCGCGGGCAAGGGCGCCAGCACCTGTGCTGCGGTGGTATCCGCGCGTTGGGTGAAGACGTCCCAGGGCATCTCGACGGAGGCGGGGCCACGCCGTCCAGACGTCATCTCCTGGAAGGCGCGCGCGACCGTGGTCGGCGCGTTGCCGGGATATTCGATCCGATCCGCCCATTTCACATAGGTGCGCAAGGTCGCGAGCTGGTCCGGCATCTCGTGCAGATGGCCGCGACCCTTGCCCAGAAACTGCGTCGGCACCTGGCCGGTGACGCATAGCACCGGCTCGTTGCAGCCGAAGGCGGTGAGCAGTGCCGCGCTGGCGTTGAGCACGCCGGGACCCGGCACCACGCTGAACACGCCGGGCCTGCCGCTGGAGCGTGCATAGCCGAACGCCATGTAGCCGCAGGCCTGCTCGTGCCGCGCGCCGATCACCTTGAGCTGGGCCTGGTGGAAGGCGTCGAACAGGCCGTAGACCTGCGCGCCGGGCAGGCCGAACACGGTGTCGACGCCGTGGGCGACAAGGCCGCTTACGATCGCTTCGCCGCCGGTGAGGGTGGTCATGGCATTATTCCATTTCAATCGGTGTTCAGGCTTCGTCGACGACGCCGTTGCGTAAGGTTCCGATGCCCTCGGCCGCGACTTCG containing:
- a CDS encoding thiamine pyrophosphate-dependent enzyme; its protein translation is MTTLTGGEAIVSGLVAHGVDTVFGLPGAQVYGLFDAFHQAQLKVIGARHEQACGYMAFGYARSSGRPGVFSVVPGPGVLNASAALLTAFGCNEPVLCVTGQVPTQFLGKGRGHLHEMPDQLATLRTYVKWADRIEYPGNAPTTVARAFQEMTSGRRGPASVEMPWDVFTQRADTTAAQVLAPLPAPQPDPDMIKQAAALIKNSKAPMIFVGSGAIEAREEILELAEMTDAPVVAFRSGRGIVSNAHELGLTMAAAYKLWPTTDLMIAIGTRAELPASGFRWPYQPKGLKSIRVDIDPAEMRRLASNVAIVADAKAGAADLVTAVKRAGYARTSGRRGEIREVTATAQAEIQRIQPQMAYLNILREVLPANAIVTDELSQFGFASWYGFPIYEPRTFITSGYQGTLGSGFPTALGAKVANPDKPVVAITGDGGFMFGVQELATAVQFNIGVVTLVFNNNAYGNVRRDQRERFDGRVVASDLVNPDFVKLAESFGVAAARVTAPDQFKAAMEKALAHGGPYLISVEVTRDSEVSPWAFIHPPKP